The Acinetobacter pittii genome contains a region encoding:
- a CDS encoding TMEM165/GDT1 family protein, which produces MQEFLISTSIVALAEMGDKTQLLALLLSARFRKPIPILIAILLATLINHGISAVLGQWITTVLSPEILVWVLAAGFIGMAFWMLIPDKLDDETDSINRWQKFGVFGATFILFFLAEIGDKTQIATVALAARYDSIFWVMLGTTLGMMIANAPAVFIGNKLAERLSISLIHKIGAAIFLIVGISTLVQHYFF; this is translated from the coding sequence ATGCAAGAATTTCTGATTTCTACTTCAATTGTTGCCCTCGCTGAAATGGGCGATAAAACCCAATTATTGGCCCTTTTACTGTCTGCACGTTTCCGTAAGCCAATCCCTATTCTTATTGCGATTCTTTTAGCGACTCTAATTAATCATGGTATTTCTGCTGTACTTGGACAGTGGATTACGACCGTGTTGAGCCCCGAAATCTTAGTCTGGGTTCTTGCAGCTGGTTTCATTGGTATGGCGTTCTGGATGCTTATTCCAGATAAGCTCGATGATGAAACAGATAGTATTAATAGATGGCAAAAGTTTGGTGTTTTTGGCGCAACCTTTATTCTATTTTTCTTGGCTGAAATTGGCGATAAAACCCAAATAGCAACAGTCGCTTTAGCTGCACGTTACGACAGCATCTTTTGGGTGATGTTAGGTACAACCTTAGGAATGATGATTGCTAATGCACCTGCTGTATTTATTGGTAATAAATTGGCTGAACGTTTATCTATCTCGCTCATTCATAAAATTGGTGCTGCTATTTTCTTAATTGTAGGTATCTCTACTTTAGTACAGCATTATTTCTTTTAA
- a CDS encoding TonB-dependent siderophore receptor, with protein sequence MTQPFRFSTSKTLLAVAIFTSMTASHAEEITEQGNSTNVLPTISVQAQKESTSPYVATKANSALKSDAPLFKTAQSVSVVTREQLDQKQARTLADALEGVAGVEAGKLGRRGWDDFVIRGQTSSDSVYVDGLRVGQNTYVATELSGMDQVQVLKGPASINFGLVAPGGMVNLVTKRPQAESFARASMTYGSYNLKEGTFDLNYSPNNSEKGAFRLNGRISDQDDPTDYVYFKNYYISPSYNFDLGDNTDLSVIASYQHREYIRQQGLPVIGTLKDNPNGAIDRSLYIGDPNFGKYEADVYRTGYTFKHAFDNGWNFNQNFAVQKTEMDGTAVFARTGSNFWAKNKQGEIDYTTISRKNNSRHQIIDNLSFAIDNRLNKQFDLYGMQHDLNIGVDGFQEKSDYTNDKYDIGDLNIYDPVYGQNVKLTQNVRDINRLKYLGLYLRDRIQLNDQLLLSLSGRQDWAQTQTTSLVNSNTSKQSDNAFTGSASVMYTLNDIVAPYVSYATSFTPNSGTDVNNNPFKPEEGKQVEVGMKLQSPDQRVQGAIAWYDLKRQNVVVNDSVNPNEKVQRGEQLTRGIETELSAEILEGLKLTAAYTYTIDAEISKDANVSNVGKALDNIPEHAYSLSVRYKFDPASKLGWYVGGGFRGETYKTMDKLDVHIPGYTVFDTEAGYDAGHWGAQLAIRNLFDKDYYAGALNENLVTLGNPRQINFTVKFNY encoded by the coding sequence ATGACTCAACCCTTCCGTTTTTCGACTTCAAAAACATTGTTAGCAGTTGCTATTTTTACTTCGATGACAGCAAGTCACGCTGAAGAAATAACAGAACAAGGAAATTCAACCAATGTCCTACCCACAATTTCTGTTCAAGCGCAAAAAGAAAGCACTTCACCTTATGTCGCAACGAAAGCAAACTCTGCCTTAAAATCAGATGCACCCTTATTTAAAACTGCTCAGTCGGTTTCGGTAGTAACCCGCGAACAGCTTGACCAGAAACAAGCAAGAACTTTAGCAGATGCACTTGAAGGTGTCGCAGGCGTAGAAGCTGGGAAACTTGGTCGTCGTGGTTGGGATGATTTTGTTATTCGAGGACAAACTTCTTCTGATTCAGTTTATGTAGATGGCTTAAGAGTAGGCCAAAATACGTATGTTGCTACTGAGTTATCAGGCATGGATCAGGTACAAGTTTTAAAAGGGCCTGCATCTATTAATTTTGGTTTGGTTGCTCCAGGAGGCATGGTCAACTTAGTGACTAAACGCCCTCAAGCTGAAAGCTTTGCTCGGGCCAGTATGACTTATGGCAGCTACAACCTTAAAGAAGGAACGTTCGATTTAAACTATAGCCCTAATAATAGTGAAAAAGGTGCTTTCCGTTTAAATGGTCGTATCTCGGATCAAGATGACCCAACAGATTATGTATATTTTAAAAATTACTACATTTCCCCCTCTTATAACTTTGACTTAGGGGATAACACTGATCTATCTGTCATCGCAAGCTATCAGCATCGCGAATACATTCGTCAACAAGGCTTACCTGTCATTGGTACATTAAAAGATAACCCTAACGGCGCTATAGACCGAAGTTTATATATTGGCGATCCTAATTTTGGTAAATATGAAGCAGATGTTTACCGCACAGGTTATACCTTTAAACACGCTTTTGATAATGGTTGGAACTTTAATCAGAACTTTGCCGTACAAAAAACTGAAATGGATGGTACTGCTGTCTTTGCTCGCACGGGCAGCAACTTTTGGGCAAAAAACAAACAAGGTGAAATTGACTACACAACCATTAGCCGTAAAAATAATAGCCGCCACCAAATTATTGATAATTTAAGCTTTGCCATCGATAACCGTTTAAATAAACAGTTTGATTTATATGGCATGCAACACGACCTTAATATTGGGGTAGATGGTTTTCAGGAAAAAAGTGATTACACCAATGATAAATACGATATTGGCGATTTAAATATCTATGACCCCGTTTACGGTCAAAATGTAAAATTGACTCAAAATGTTCGTGATATCAACCGTCTCAAATATTTAGGGCTTTATTTACGTGACCGCATTCAGCTTAATGACCAATTACTTTTAAGCTTATCTGGTCGTCAAGACTGGGCTCAAACTCAAACTACAAGTTTGGTTAATAGCAATACGAGTAAACAATCAGACAATGCATTTACGGGCAGTGCCTCTGTCATGTATACCCTTAATGACATTGTGGCTCCTTATGTCAGCTATGCCACTTCATTTACCCCAAATAGCGGTACTGATGTAAATAATAATCCATTCAAACCTGAAGAAGGGAAACAGGTTGAAGTCGGAATGAAATTACAAAGCCCAGATCAACGAGTTCAAGGTGCTATCGCTTGGTATGATTTAAAACGTCAGAACGTAGTAGTTAATGATTCAGTAAATCCAAATGAAAAAGTACAACGTGGTGAACAGTTAACTCGTGGTATCGAGACTGAGCTCAGCGCAGAAATTTTAGAAGGTTTAAAATTAACAGCTGCTTATACCTACACAATTGATGCTGAAATTAGTAAAGATGCAAACGTGAGCAATGTAGGAAAAGCACTCGACAATATTCCTGAGCATGCTTATAGCTTATCAGTGCGTTATAAATTTGACCCTGCCTCAAAACTTGGTTGGTATGTCGGCGGTGGATTCCGAGGTGAAACCTATAAAACTATGGATAAATTAGATGTCCATATTCCAGGCTATACCGTATTTGATACAGAAGCTGGCTATGATGCAGGACATTGGGGTGCTCAACTTGCGATCCGTAATCTATTCGATAAAGATTACTATGCAGGCGCCTTAAATGAAAATTTGGTGACTTTAGGTAATCCACGTCAAATTAACTTTACTGTGAAATTTAACTATTAA
- a CDS encoding MBL fold metallo-hydrolase, translated as MGVEKTTSQILFDNGVHKCISFTSLVKGEGIQANQFLIIDHERAAVIDPGGDLTYVPLTMELNKYTRLKNLDYVMASHQDPDIITSMPRWLVYTDAKVVASKLWARFLPHLNSSFMSDRMKGNWEDRLIELPDRGQVIQLGESKLVVIPAHFLHSVGNFQFYDPVAKILFSGDMGASIVEDANQPLKDFDTHVMKMKAFHQRYMCSNKVIRLWVNMVRQMDIEMIVPQHGSPFMGKEMVNQFLDWIETLACGVDLMTEQVFSCPT; from the coding sequence ATGGGGGTTGAAAAAACAACGTCGCAGATATTATTTGATAATGGCGTACATAAATGTATTAGTTTTACCAGTTTGGTCAAAGGGGAAGGTATCCAAGCCAATCAATTTTTAATTATTGACCATGAACGTGCTGCTGTAATCGACCCAGGTGGCGATTTGACCTATGTTCCATTAACAATGGAATTAAATAAATATACTCGATTAAAAAATTTGGACTATGTGATGGCTTCGCATCAGGATCCGGACATTATTACCTCAATGCCACGCTGGTTAGTCTATACCGACGCTAAAGTCGTGGCGTCAAAATTATGGGCACGATTCTTACCGCACCTAAATTCCTCATTTATGAGTGATCGTATGAAAGGTAATTGGGAAGACCGCCTTATTGAATTGCCTGACCGTGGCCAAGTGATTCAATTGGGCGAGTCAAAGCTTGTGGTGATTCCTGCACATTTTCTACATTCGGTGGGTAATTTCCAGTTTTATGATCCAGTCGCTAAAATTTTATTTTCGGGTGATATGGGCGCCTCGATTGTTGAAGATGCTAATCAGCCTTTAAAAGATTTCGATACGCACGTCATGAAAATGAAAGCCTTTCATCAACGTTATATGTGCTCTAATAAGGTTATCCGTTTGTGGGTCAATATGGTGCGCCAGATGGATATCGAAATGATTGTGCCTCAGCACGGTAGTCCATTTATGGGTAAAGAAATGGTCAATCAGTTTTTAGACTGGATTGAAACGTTAGCTTGTGGTGTTGATTTGATGACAGAACAGGTTTTTAGTTGTCCAACCTAA
- a CDS encoding YkgJ family cysteine cluster protein has protein sequence MLSQVATPDECLRCGACCAHFRVSFYWAEAEVIDEHLVEPLTPVYSCMRGTNQPEPRCQALTGEIGKEVGCTIYAARSSTCREVQIADEQCNKARLAHQLIPLIQVSLADSENDHDYDQVS, from the coding sequence ATGTTATCTCAAGTTGCGACTCCAGATGAGTGCCTACGCTGTGGGGCATGTTGTGCACATTTTCGGGTTTCATTTTACTGGGCCGAGGCCGAGGTAATAGATGAACATCTAGTTGAACCTTTGACACCTGTTTATTCTTGTATGCGTGGAACCAATCAGCCTGAGCCGCGGTGTCAGGCTTTGACGGGTGAAATTGGTAAAGAGGTGGGTTGTACCATCTATGCTGCACGTAGTTCTACCTGTAGAGAGGTGCAGATTGCTGATGAGCAATGTAATAAGGCTCGTTTAGCGCATCAGCTTATTCCTCTTATTCAAGTTAGCCTAGCAGATTCAGAGAATGATCACGACTATGATCAGGTGAGTTAA
- the guaB gene encoding IMP dehydrogenase, with protein sequence MLTIVQEALTFDDVLLLPAYSTVLPKDVSLKTRLTRGIHLNIPLVSAAMDTVTESRMAIAMSQNGGIGILHKNMDIAAQAAEVRRVKKFEAGMVKDPITVTPETTVRELIAITNANNISGVPVVKDGKVVGIVTGRDTRFETNLEQPVSNIMTGQDRLVTVREGESKENIQALLQKHRIEKVLVVGENNELKGLITVTDFRKAESYPNSCKDDLGRLRVGAAVGTGVETPSRVEALVEAGVDVIVVDTAHGHSAGVIERVRWVKQNFPQVQVIGGNIATGDAALALLDAGADAVKVGIGPGSICTTRIVAGIGMPQISAIDSVANVLKDQIPLIADGGIRFSGDMAKAIGAGASTIMVGSLLAGTEEAPGEVEFFQGRYYKAYRGMGSLGAMAGATGSADRYFQDSKAGAEKLVPEGIEGRVPYKGPMGNIVHQMMGGLRSSMGYTGSSVIEDLRQNAKFVKITSAGMSESHVHDVTITKEAPNYRVG encoded by the coding sequence ATGCTGACCATCGTTCAAGAAGCGCTAACCTTCGATGATGTCTTATTACTTCCTGCCTACTCTACTGTTCTCCCAAAAGATGTCTCTTTAAAGACACGTTTAACTCGCGGCATTCATTTAAATATCCCATTAGTTTCAGCGGCAATGGATACAGTGACTGAGTCACGTATGGCGATTGCAATGTCACAAAATGGTGGTATCGGGATTTTGCACAAAAACATGGATATTGCTGCTCAAGCTGCAGAAGTACGCCGTGTTAAGAAATTTGAAGCGGGTATGGTGAAAGATCCTATCACTGTAACGCCTGAAACTACAGTACGTGAACTAATTGCAATTACCAATGCTAATAACATTAGCGGTGTACCTGTTGTGAAAGACGGCAAGGTTGTTGGTATTGTGACAGGCCGTGATACGCGTTTTGAAACTAATTTAGAACAACCAGTTAGTAACATCATGACAGGCCAAGATCGCTTGGTGACTGTACGTGAAGGCGAATCTAAAGAAAATATTCAAGCATTATTGCAAAAGCATCGTATTGAAAAAGTCTTGGTCGTTGGTGAAAACAATGAGCTTAAAGGCCTAATTACAGTAACTGACTTCCGTAAAGCTGAGAGTTATCCAAACAGTTGTAAAGATGATCTTGGCCGTTTACGTGTTGGTGCTGCGGTAGGTACAGGTGTTGAGACTCCAAGTCGTGTGGAAGCGTTAGTTGAAGCTGGCGTAGACGTTATTGTTGTTGACACAGCACATGGTCACTCAGCTGGTGTAATTGAACGTGTACGTTGGGTAAAACAAAACTTCCCACAAGTACAAGTGATTGGCGGTAATATCGCAACTGGTGATGCTGCATTAGCATTATTAGATGCAGGCGCAGATGCTGTAAAAGTTGGTATCGGTCCTGGCTCTATCTGTACCACACGTATTGTGGCGGGTATTGGTATGCCACAGATTTCTGCGATTGACAGCGTTGCTAATGTACTAAAAGATCAAATTCCTTTAATTGCAGATGGCGGTATCCGTTTCTCTGGCGATATGGCAAAAGCAATCGGTGCAGGTGCAAGTACGATCATGGTGGGTTCACTTCTGGCTGGTACTGAAGAAGCACCGGGCGAGGTTGAGTTTTTCCAAGGTCGTTACTACAAAGCATATCGCGGTATGGGGTCATTAGGCGCAATGGCGGGAGCAACTGGTTCTGCTGACCGTTATTTCCAAGACTCAAAAGCGGGTGCTGAAAAATTAGTACCAGAAGGTATTGAAGGTCGTGTTCCATATAAAGGTCCAATGGGTAACATCGTTCATCAAATGATGGGTGGTCTACGTTCATCAATGGGTTATACAGGTTCATCAGTAATTGAAGACCTTCGCCAAAATGCGAAATTTGTGAAAATTACTTCAGCGGGTATGTCTGAGTCACATGTTCACGATGTAACGATTACTAAAGAAGCTCCAAACTATCGTGTTGGTTAG
- the glmM gene encoding phosphoglucosamine mutase, which yields MSYFGTDGIRGKFGQMPITPEFALKLGFAAGKVLKRTSPKNKPLVVLGKDTRLSGYILESALQAGLNAAGVYVHLLGPLPTPAIAHLTRALHAHAGIVISASHNPYFDNGIKFFSSEGKKLPDSLQEEINLELEKDLLIEDTANLGKSVRVTDANGRYIEFCKSTFPYHFDLNNLKIVLDCAHGAAYSVGPSVFRELGAKVVALYNEPDGLNINEGCGSTHPENLQKAVVEHEADLGIAFDGDADRVVMVDKFGNLIDGDHILYILATQAQKKPAGVVGTVMSNMALEVALEKANVGFVRAKVGDRYVLQALEENGWVTGGEPSGHILTLDKSTTGDAIIAALQVLTVMVEQNKALHELVQDFKLFPQILVNVRLEQMLDPYSIPALVTEFDKAEEQLKGRGRILIRKSGTEPVIRVMVEGDNEQEVNALAEHLANAVRSQAQVA from the coding sequence ATGAGTTATTTTGGAACGGATGGTATTCGTGGAAAATTTGGGCAAATGCCTATTACTCCAGAGTTTGCTTTAAAACTCGGTTTTGCTGCAGGGAAGGTATTAAAACGAACGAGTCCGAAAAATAAGCCACTTGTTGTATTAGGAAAAGACACTCGTTTATCTGGTTATATTTTAGAGTCTGCTTTGCAGGCAGGTTTGAACGCTGCTGGCGTGTATGTTCATTTACTTGGTCCATTACCAACACCAGCAATTGCACACCTTACTCGTGCTTTACATGCCCATGCAGGTATTGTTATCTCTGCTTCGCATAATCCATATTTTGATAATGGTATTAAATTCTTCTCAAGCGAAGGCAAAAAATTACCAGATTCGTTGCAAGAAGAAATTAACCTTGAATTAGAAAAAGATTTATTAATTGAGGATACTGCAAACTTAGGTAAAAGTGTTCGCGTAACTGATGCAAACGGTCGCTATATTGAATTTTGTAAATCTACTTTCCCTTACCATTTCGACTTAAATAATTTAAAGATCGTATTGGACTGTGCTCATGGCGCTGCATATAGCGTTGGGCCTTCAGTTTTTCGTGAGTTAGGGGCAAAAGTTGTTGCTTTATATAATGAGCCAGATGGCCTAAATATTAATGAAGGCTGTGGCTCAACTCACCCTGAAAACCTACAAAAAGCAGTAGTTGAGCACGAAGCAGATTTAGGGATTGCCTTTGATGGCGATGCTGACCGTGTAGTGATGGTCGATAAGTTTGGTAACTTAATTGATGGCGACCATATTTTATATATTTTAGCGACTCAAGCTCAGAAAAAACCAGCAGGTGTTGTTGGTACTGTCATGAGTAATATGGCACTTGAAGTTGCACTTGAAAAAGCGAATGTTGGTTTTGTACGTGCTAAGGTTGGCGACCGATATGTATTACAAGCTTTAGAAGAAAACGGCTGGGTAACAGGTGGTGAGCCTTCTGGTCATATTCTAACTTTAGACAAGAGCACAACTGGTGATGCGATTATTGCAGCGCTTCAAGTTTTAACCGTGATGGTCGAGCAAAATAAGGCTCTTCATGAACTGGTTCAAGACTTTAAACTATTCCCGCAAATTCTTGTGAATGTACGTTTAGAACAAATGCTTGACCCGTATTCAATTCCGGCATTGGTTACTGAATTTGATAAAGCAGAAGAGCAGCTTAAAGGCCGTGGTCGTATCTTGATTCGTAAATCAGGAACTGAGCCTGTGATTCGTGTCATGGTTGAAGGTGATAACGAGCAAGAAGTAAATGCTTTGGCTGAGCACTTGGCAAATGCGGTACGTTCACAAGCACAAGTTGCGTAA
- the pdxH gene encoding pyridoxamine 5'-phosphate oxidase — protein sequence MSDVIKDLSELRLSYEQGELHEGQVESNPHQQFLGWFNHALAANLHEPYAMSLATAGANGRPHVRTVLLRGATESGYDFYTNYDSQKGIDLAENPYAELLFYWPSLERQVRVGGHVVKIAEQESTDYYLKRPRDSQIAAHISTPQSGKIESRELLQQRFQDLQQQVQSREVLDKPEFWGGYRLQPDYYEFWQGRPNRLHDRLSYEKIDGQWTLHRLMP from the coding sequence ATGAGTGATGTCATTAAAGATTTAAGTGAGTTGCGCTTAAGTTATGAGCAAGGAGAATTGCATGAGGGGCAGGTTGAATCTAATCCTCATCAGCAGTTTTTGGGTTGGTTTAACCATGCTCTAGCAGCGAATTTACATGAACCGTATGCAATGTCATTAGCAACAGCAGGTGCGAATGGCAGACCCCATGTTCGAACAGTTTTGTTACGTGGGGCCACAGAATCTGGGTATGATTTTTATACTAACTATGACAGTCAAAAAGGTATAGATTTGGCAGAAAACCCATATGCCGAATTATTATTTTACTGGCCAAGTTTAGAGCGTCAGGTGAGAGTTGGTGGTCATGTAGTTAAAATTGCTGAGCAAGAATCTACAGATTATTATCTTAAACGACCACGTGATAGCCAGATTGCAGCACATATCAGTACTCCACAAAGTGGTAAAATTGAAAGTCGCGAGTTGTTACAACAGCGTTTTCAAGACTTGCAACAACAAGTTCAAAGCCGTGAAGTGCTTGATAAGCCAGAGTTCTGGGGAGGCTATCGTCTGCAACCAGATTATTATGAATTCTGGCAGGGAAGACCAAATCGTTTACATGACCGCTTAAGTTATGAAAAAATCGATGGTCAATGGACGCTGCACCGACTGATGCCTTAA
- the recJ gene encoding single-stranded-DNA-specific exonuclease RecJ — protein sequence MTKIQIKQRPLLTRPEQFQGVPPFIAEILARRGVQSEQELELKLKNLLAPQLKGLETAVALIDQAIDEQKKIVIVGDYDADGATSTALMVLVLRDMGAQVDYLVPDRFKYGYGLTPAIAELAHQTYQPDLLITVDNGISSHAGVDAAQALGMQVVITDHHLTTKETPLAEAVVNPNQLGCDFPSKALAGVGVAFYVLANLASLRSKQGKSTSKVTQYLDLVALGTYADVAVLDYNNRILVDAGVKRIQQHQCRIGILALLDIAGREASSLRAQDLGFVLGPRINAAGRMESMRIGIECLLADTMESAYPIARQLNQLNIERRQIEGEMKQQALSALDSLQLSKEDIPPALVLFEENWHQGVIGIVAGRLKEQFHRPTIVFAPDEDGIHIKGSARSIDGVHIRDTIEQVAEQHPELVSHFGGHAAAAGLTIRKENFEAFKTAFTNCIAAMEESLFQATLWTDGELPASALQLNTLDWIEQLGPWGQKFPFPQFEGHFKVIDYRWLKETHLKLKLALDQYSFDAIAFNAAGRFEFDPMRDYVHLVYEIDRNAFNGNVNLQLRIVHLNQ from the coding sequence ATGACAAAAATACAAATCAAACAAAGACCTTTATTAACACGCCCTGAACAGTTTCAGGGCGTGCCTCCGTTTATTGCTGAAATTTTGGCAAGGCGTGGAGTACAATCTGAACAGGAATTAGAGCTAAAGCTTAAGAATTTATTAGCCCCACAGCTCAAGGGGCTAGAAACTGCTGTGGCATTAATAGATCAAGCTATTGATGAGCAGAAAAAAATTGTTATTGTCGGTGATTACGATGCCGATGGAGCAACCAGTACAGCGTTAATGGTATTGGTGCTTCGCGATATGGGAGCACAAGTCGACTATTTGGTTCCAGACCGATTTAAATATGGTTATGGACTTACCCCAGCAATTGCAGAGCTTGCACATCAAACTTATCAACCCGATTTATTAATTACTGTTGATAATGGGATTTCCAGCCATGCTGGTGTTGATGCGGCACAGGCACTGGGCATGCAAGTAGTTATTACAGATCACCATTTAACTACTAAAGAAACACCGCTTGCAGAAGCAGTTGTAAACCCAAATCAGTTAGGCTGTGATTTTCCGAGTAAAGCACTTGCAGGTGTTGGCGTTGCATTTTATGTGCTGGCCAATTTAGCAAGTTTACGTAGTAAGCAAGGTAAAAGTACGAGTAAAGTCACTCAATATCTAGACTTGGTTGCTTTGGGAACGTATGCCGATGTTGCTGTCCTAGATTATAACAACCGTATTTTGGTTGATGCAGGCGTGAAGCGTATTCAGCAACATCAATGTCGAATCGGAATATTGGCGTTGCTAGATATTGCTGGCCGTGAGGCTTCATCTTTGCGTGCACAAGATTTAGGTTTTGTTTTAGGCCCGCGTATTAACGCTGCTGGACGCATGGAGAGCATGCGTATAGGCATTGAATGTTTGTTAGCTGACACTATGGAATCTGCCTATCCGATCGCGAGACAATTAAATCAATTAAATATAGAGCGCCGTCAAATCGAAGGGGAAATGAAGCAACAAGCCTTATCTGCTTTAGATAGCTTGCAGCTCTCAAAAGAAGACATTCCTCCAGCTCTTGTACTCTTCGAAGAAAACTGGCATCAAGGTGTGATTGGGATTGTTGCAGGGCGTTTAAAAGAACAATTTCATCGCCCCACTATTGTGTTTGCACCTGATGAAGATGGTATTCATATAAAAGGATCTGCACGTTCAATTGATGGAGTGCATATTCGAGATACGATTGAACAGGTTGCTGAACAACATCCAGAATTGGTGAGCCATTTCGGTGGTCATGCAGCAGCAGCGGGTTTAACTATACGTAAAGAAAACTTCGAAGCTTTTAAAACTGCATTTACCAATTGCATTGCAGCAATGGAAGAATCTTTATTTCAAGCAACGCTATGGACGGATGGAGAACTCCCTGCTTCGGCTTTGCAACTAAATACATTAGATTGGATAGAACAGTTGGGGCCTTGGGGACAAAAATTCCCTTTTCCTCAGTTTGAGGGGCATTTTAAAGTTATTGATTATCGCTGGCTTAAAGAAACGCATTTGAAGCTTAAATTAGCACTCGACCAATACAGTTTTGATGCAATTGCTTTTAATGCAGCAGGCCGTTTTGAATTTGACCCAATGCGGGATTATGTACATTTAGTCTATGAAATAGATCGTAATGCATTTAATGGCAATGTGAATTTACAATTACGCATCGTACATTTAAACCAATAA
- a CDS encoding putative porin, translated as MKKLAIASALLSALAVSGAANAYQAEVGGSYNYLDPDNGSSVSKFGVDGTYYFNPVQTRNAPLAEAAFLSRASNVNALINYGDNSGTKDTQYGVGVEYYVPNSDFYLSGDVGRNEREVDNTNIDSKVTTYAAEVGYLPAPGLLLALGVKGYDEKDGKDGADPTVRAKYVTQVGQHDVNLEAFGAFGDLDEYKVRGDYYIDKTLSVGADYYNNDLTDKDEFGINAKKFLNQQVSVEGRVGFGDNDNTYGVRAAYRF; from the coding sequence ATGAAAAAACTAGCAATTGCATCAGCTCTTTTATCTGCACTCGCAGTGAGTGGCGCAGCAAACGCTTACCAAGCTGAAGTTGGTGGTTCTTACAATTATCTTGATCCAGACAACGGTAGCAGCGTAAGTAAATTCGGTGTTGACGGGACTTATTACTTTAATCCTGTTCAAACTCGTAACGCTCCACTTGCTGAAGCAGCTTTCTTAAGCCGTGCAAGTAACGTTAACGCCCTTATCAACTATGGCGATAACAGCGGTACAAAAGATACTCAATATGGCGTAGGTGTTGAATATTACGTTCCTAACTCAGATTTCTACCTTAGCGGTGATGTAGGTCGAAATGAGCGTGAAGTCGACAACACCAATATTGATAGCAAAGTAACGACTTATGCAGCTGAAGTAGGTTATTTACCAGCTCCAGGTTTATTACTTGCTTTAGGTGTTAAAGGCTACGACGAAAAAGACGGTAAAGACGGCGCTGATCCAACAGTTCGTGCTAAATACGTAACTCAAGTAGGCCAACATGACGTAAACCTTGAAGCGTTCGGTGCATTTGGTGATCTAGACGAATATAAAGTTCGTGGTGACTACTACATCGACAAAACTTTAAGTGTTGGTGCTGATTACTACAACAACGACTTAACTGATAAAGATGAATTTGGTATCAATGCTAAAAAATTCTTAAATCAGCAAGTAAGTGTTGAAGGCCGTGTTGGATTTGGTGATAACGACAACACTTATGGTGTTCGTGCAGCATACCGCTTCTAA
- a CDS encoding putative porin has translation MKKSKFLFALVTAVCAFNANAYQTEVGTMYEFTDMDEGENNSFGINGKYYFNPVEAKTFPLAEAAFLNKASNIGLGYAYSKLEDDEDSGKLEFSSLGVTGEYFIPSTSFYLSGAFNRTKTEVTASGFGSVDDSGNGYAVEVGFLPTDGLLLAAGVTDLSESFDPLQAAKYGFITSLSNTVAVTGEDDDDTAITLRAKYVTQISGFYTNFEGQTYIGDETTYRLGADLYLDPTLSVGASFADSTAEDSDTIFSVRAQKFFTPQVAVGLTYTTVDDADSFGINGTFRF, from the coding sequence ATGAAAAAATCAAAATTTTTGTTTGCACTCGTAACAGCTGTATGTGCTTTCAATGCGAATGCCTATCAAACTGAAGTTGGTACAATGTATGAATTTACAGATATGGATGAGGGAGAAAATAATAGCTTCGGAATTAATGGCAAATATTATTTTAATCCGGTAGAAGCAAAAACTTTCCCTTTAGCTGAAGCTGCTTTTTTAAATAAAGCTTCTAATATTGGTCTTGGATATGCCTATAGCAAGTTAGAAGATGATGAAGACTCTGGAAAACTCGAATTTAGTTCGTTAGGGGTTACAGGAGAATACTTTATTCCAAGTACCTCATTCTATTTATCAGGAGCATTTAACCGTACAAAAACTGAAGTCACTGCAAGTGGTTTTGGTTCGGTTGATGATAGTGGTAACGGCTATGCTGTAGAAGTCGGTTTCTTACCAACCGATGGCTTGTTATTGGCTGCTGGTGTAACAGACTTGTCTGAAAGTTTTGATCCACTACAAGCAGCTAAATATGGCTTCATTACTTCGCTTTCAAATACCGTAGCCGTAACTGGTGAAGATGATGATGATACTGCCATAACTTTACGCGCCAAGTATGTTACTCAAATTTCAGGTTTTTATACTAATTTTGAAGGACAAACCTATATTGGGGATGAAACCACTTATCGTTTAGGTGCAGATCTTTATCTTGATCCTACTTTAAGTGTTGGAGCATCTTTTGCAGATTCAACAGCAGAAGATTCAGATACAATTTTTAGTGTTCGCGCACAGAAATTCTTTACGCCTCAAGTAGCAGTAGGCTTAACTTACACAACTGTTGATGATGCTGACTCTTTTGGTATTAATGGAACATTCCGTTTCTAA